In Rhodothermus sp., the genomic window CCACAGATCGGCTTCTCCCCGAGCCAGCAACGCTTCGAGCCGGGTACGTTCCGGTAGAATCTCTACCCGCAAGGCAGGGGGCATCGGAAGCCGACGCACCTGTTCGGCCACAGCCTCCGAACGCGCTCGTTCGTCAAGCAGCAGGGTCAGCGTGCCTTCATAAGACGGCCGTGGATCCAGATCGAGTCGAGCCTCATCCCGTTCGCCCAGATCGGCCAGTACATGCCGAATAGCCGGCAGCCGGAGCGCACGGGCTTCGACCTGTTCCGCCCACTGGCTGAGCTGTGGCAGATCGGTACCGGGTGGCGCGCTGAGATGAATGGTCAGGCGTTTCAGATCAGCATGAGGCATCACCTGGCGCGGCAAACGCCAGGCAAGCACGAGGGCCCCCACCAGTGCCACAATTGTCAACAGCACAACGCGCCCACGGTATTGGAGCGCTTTGCGCAGCAGGGCCTCATAGCGCACAAGCAGCCAGCGCGTTCCCAGTGGCTCCAGGCGCCCCGTCCGGCGATCTCGCGAGGCCAGCACAGGCACCACGGTCAACGCTACCACCAGCGACGCCAGCAGCGAAAAGACGACAGCCAGCGCTTGATCGCGAAAAAGACGTCCGGCCAGTCCCTCGACGAACGCCAGGGGCCCAAAAACCGCGATCGTCGTCAGCGTGCTGGCCGTAATTGCAGCGGCCACCTCGACGGTTCCCTCACGAGCGGCCTCCAACGGGGCATATCCCTGCTCCCGCCATCGGGCAATGTTTTCGGTCACGACAATCGCATTGTCTACCAGCATCCCGACGCCCAGCGCCAGCCCGCTCAGCGAAAGCAGATTCAGCGTAATATCGGCTACTTCAAAGGCTACCAGTGTCAAGGCCAGCGACAGCGGCACGGCTACGGTCACAGCCAGTAGCACGCGCGGCCGACGTAAAAAAATCAGGAGCACCACCAGCGCCAGCAGCCCTCCCAGCAGCACGGCCTGTTGCACCCCGGCGATGGCCTGACGAATGAACAGGCTCTCGTCCACCACAACGTCGAGCTGGACACCCGGCACCTCTGCCTCTAACTCACGCAACGTGCGGCGTACGGTCCGTGCCGTCGCCACGGTGTTGGCGTCGGCTGCTCGCTCTACCAGCAACAACAGGGCCTCCTCGCCATCGAAGCGAACCAGGCCCCGACGCTCCGCTACCCCTGGACGCACCTCGGCTACATCGGCCAGTCGCAATGGCGTACGTCCCGCATAACCCACGATCGTTTCGGCCACGTCGGCTGGCTCAGTAAACGCCCCGCTGACCTCAACGGCATAGCGGAAAGGACCACGCCGGATTAATCCACCCGGCAACGTCACATTGGCAGCCCGCAACCGCTGTTCAATCTGCGCTACAGTCAGCCCATACCGGATCAGCCGCTCCGGATCAAGCCGCACCTCGACTTCGGGCTCATAACCGCCCGTCACGCGCACACGCGCCACACCTTCGAGCTGCTCCAGCCGACGCGCCACCACATCACGGGCCAGTCGCTTAAGCGCTACCAGATCCTGCCGGCTTTCAGCGGCCACACGGCGGACGGTGTCACGTG contains:
- a CDS encoding efflux RND transporter permease subunit, producing MRALVGWCLRRPVAVTAWCLLVMGLAAIAYVRLPVALLPELRYPALAVWTAYPDVSPDRVERAVTERVEAAVAGVEGVVEVTGRSLLGGSLVVLRFGWNTDLNLALLNVREQLDQLGEALPDEAERPVVLRLDPSDRPIMMLALRQAMPRDTVRRVAAESRQDLVALKRLARDVVARRLEQLEGVARVRVTGGYEPEVEVRLDPERLIRYGLTVAQIEQRLRAANVTLPGGLIRRGPFRYAVEVSGAFTEPADVAETIVGYAGRTPLRLADVAEVRPGVAERRGLVRFDGEEALLLLVERAADANTVATARTVRRTLRELEAEVPGVQLDVVVDESLFIRQAIAGVQQAVLLGGLLALVVLLIFLRRPRVLLAVTVAVPLSLALTLVAFEVADITLNLLSLSGLALGVGMLVDNAIVVTENIARWREQGYAPLEAAREGTVEVAAAITASTLTTIAVFGPLAFVEGLAGRLFRDQALAVVFSLLASLVVALTVVPVLASRDRRTGRLEPLGTRWLLVRYEALLRKALQYRGRVVLLTIVALVGALVLAWRLPRQVMPHADLKRLTIHLSAPPGTDLPQLSQWAEQVEARALRLPAIRHVLADLGERDEARLDLDPRPSYEGTLTLLLDERARSEAVAEQVRRLPMPPALRVEILPERTRLEALLARGEADLWLDLQADLRAEAEAAADRLLAQLRQEPALVNVRRAFAEEVPGYALYFRRDVMVRFGVDARQVADWLAAAARGLEATALQTVNETIPIRLRLPEAQALQRLLQTEIPTAQGRKPIGLFVEARPVSLPASLLRAGQAPVVRLLADVAPEADLAAARAALIRALQTLPPGVRGSIGGATDAFQEGLRGAAWSLLLSLLLVFLILAAQFESLRQPLIILFTVPLATIGVTLTLFLFGQSINLMSLTGLVVLVGIVVNDAIIKVDFINRRRAEGMPLFAAIEAAGRDRLRPILMTTITTGLGLLPLALGLGAGAALQQPLALTIIGGLLSATLLTLIVVPVLYVLVAGSERRRL